The proteins below come from a single Branchiostoma floridae strain S238N-H82 chromosome 5, Bfl_VNyyK, whole genome shotgun sequence genomic window:
- the LOC118415193 gene encoding gonadotropin-releasing hormone receptor-like gives MTSVSFFGTGDVDSWTKPQLPPKTKFIATAMNSTLNATGGCSTNGGDPRNFPADIGGLNYTSSASAVVWTAPVIQRVATIIVLMVMTLVGNCLIIVILTCSSTKKRFSRVNFFILHLAIGDLLVCVVTMSTEIMFVAFGQWVLGEAMCKLIVYGQIVTLASTTFILTALSFDRYIAITRPLNVNKNSTTAAKKTIALAWFLAFLFAVPQLFIFVQEERQAPDGTLKYACVSQGYSSEWQRKVYVTWLAIYVLVCPSTIISYCYIKIIQTVWRTASGRDNERDLRRTGCKTISRAKVKTIKMTLCIIIGFVTCWTPYFVVTLYEVFTGQKLPEVAYVVAETMALFNSTFNPIVYGCFSLNVKQRLIEIFCADKLKGKKRRRPTPLLTDDVLLTHNRSSQLRTMLQKKLRNKKNRELSGASKFTRSSNNSATPAAMLKVTPEVIELDKRKQTSSPPEGENVAAKVPKILINCESNSLESDDKHHIQATIEPKPKEDIVAVTVDYLRVIQNVLELESSEFISTFADTNDVTNQIGVCLDIPGNGGDNMAASSDSSFREYESTC, from the exons ATGACGTCTGTGTCGTTTTTCGGTACAGGGGATGTGGATTCCTGGACCAAGCCGCAGCTTCCGCCCAAGACCAAGTTCATCGCAACCGCTATGAACTCGACGCTGAACGCCACGGGAGGCTGCAGCACCAACGGCGGGGACCCGCGCAACTTCCCGGCCGACATCGGCGGCTTGAACTACACCTCCTCGGCGAGCGCCGTCGTCTGGACCGCCCCCGTTATCCAGCGGGTCGCCACCATCATTGTCCTCATGGTCATGACTTTGGTAGGTAACTGCCTGATCATCGTAATTCTTACATGTAGTTCGACTAAGAAGAGATTCAGCCGAGTCAACTTCTTTATCCTCCACCTGGCCATTGGGGATCTCCTCGTGTGTGTGGTGACCATGAGCACGGAAATCATGTTCGTAGCGTTCGGACAGTGGGTGCTAGGGGAAGCCATGTGCAAGCTGATAGTCTACGGGCAAATCGTGACTCTAGCCAGTACAACTTTCATCCTCACCGCGCTCAGTTTCGACCGCTACATTGCCATAACCCGCCCTCTAAATGTCAACAAGAACTCCACCACTGCGGCGAAGAAGACTATAGCGTTGGCGTGGTTTCTGGCTTTCCTTTTTGCCGTGCCGCAGCTGTTCATATTCGTGCAGGAAGAGCGGCAAGCACCCGACGGGACGCTAAAATACGCCTGTGTCAGTCAGGGGTACTCTTCAGAGTGGCAGCGGAAGGTATACGTTACGTGGCTGGCTATCTACGTTCTGGTCTGCCCTTCAACCATCATATCTTACTGTTACATCAAGATCATCCAAACGGTTTGGAGAACCGCTTCGGGCAGAGACAACGAGAGAGATCTTCGTCGGACGGGCTGCAAGACCATCTCCAGAGCAAAAGTAAAG ACGATCAAGATGACCCTGTGCATCATCATCGGGTTCGTGACCTGCTGGACCCCGTACTTCGTCGTCACCCTGTACGAGGTCTTCACTGGGCAGAAGCTGCCCGAGGTCGCCTACGTGGTCGCCGAGACCATGGCCCTCTTCAACTCCACCTTCAACCCCATCGTGTACGGCTGCTTCAGCTTGAACGTCAAACAGCGGCTGATCGAGATCTTCTGCGCGGACAAGCTCAAGGGTAAGAAGCGAAGAAGACCTACGCCTCTTCTCACCGATGATGTCTTGTTAACTCACAACAGATCCTCTCAGCTTCGCACTATGCTTCAAAAGAAACTACGAAACAAAAAGAATCGGGAGTTGTCGGGAGCAAGTAAGTTCACCCGCAGTAGCAACAACTCCGCAACACCTGCGGCCATGTTGAAGGTGACCCCGGAAGTGATCGAACTTGACAAACGGAAGCAGACGTCATCGCCACCCGAAGGGGAAAATGTCGCCGCCAAGGTGCCAAAAATCTTAATCAACTGCGAGTCTAATTCTTTAGAATCGGATGACAAACACCACATTCAAGCCACGATTGAACCTAAACCTAAAGAAGACATTGTCGCGGTGACGGTGGACTATCTTCGGGTCATCCAGAACGTACTCGAACTTGAATCTTCGGAATTCATTAGCACGTTTGCGGACACAAACGATGTAACCAACCAGATCGGGGTGTGTCTAGATATTCCCGGAAACGGCGGGGACAACATGGCTGCCTCTTCAGACTCGTCTTTCCGGGAATACGAATCAACCTGTTAG